In Paenibacillus guangzhouensis, a single window of DNA contains:
- a CDS encoding GbsR/MarR family transcriptional regulator translates to MQARTQVIEAIAKTMDLYGATYSSGQLYGIMFFEDRPMTLDEMKTKMNMSKSNMSYAVRSLIESQMVKKLEEKLERKELFAAEVDFFQAFQHFFTHKLQREVDVMTSVIEQALPALREILQGDVSGEEKRLTEQDLHKLEHAEAYYTWLQQFVDRLRSGAMFRNGAGKE, encoded by the coding sequence ATGCAGGCCCGCACGCAAGTCATCGAAGCCATTGCGAAGACGATGGACTTATATGGTGCGACCTACTCATCAGGTCAGTTGTACGGCATTATGTTCTTCGAGGATCGTCCGATGACGCTGGACGAGATGAAGACGAAGATGAATATGAGCAAGAGCAATATGAGCTATGCAGTTCGTTCCTTGATCGAATCTCAAATGGTGAAGAAGCTGGAGGAGAAGCTCGAGCGTAAAGAGCTGTTCGCTGCCGAGGTAGACTTCTTCCAAGCCTTTCAACATTTCTTCACCCACAAACTGCAGCGCGAAGTGGACGTGATGACGAGCGTGATCGAACAAGCACTCCCAGCCTTACGAGAAATTTTGCAAGGCGATGTATCCGGCGAAGAGAAGCGATTGACGGAACAGGATCTACATAAACTAGAACATGCCGAGGCCTATTACACATGGCTGCAGCAGTTCGTCGATCGCTTGCGAAGCGGTGCGATGTTTCGAAACGGCGCTGGCAAAGAATGA
- a CDS encoding HAD family hydrolase encodes MADLIVNKMRYAVKGILFDKDGTLLDFISLWGSWSESLYRHYASQLPAEIAPLSELWGIVHDDAGHVSDYNRSGPLAMGSIHDLVAILAWQGYRLGLSWGDSIRLAWESKAFADREMEQLRPACPLPGIMDLLQQCHEHGLVMGIVTADETAEAIKHMKWTGLYRYFHVILGHDSVERGKPYPDMVEQACLALGLVPQDVAVIGDTNGDMQMGNAAGALVTIGLGSVATAAADQQMLPDAQVIIASYAQIHVETAQ; translated from the coding sequence ATGGCGGATTTGATCGTGAACAAGATGCGATATGCTGTGAAAGGAATATTATTCGATAAGGACGGTACGCTGCTCGATTTCATAAGCCTCTGGGGCTCATGGAGCGAATCCTTGTACAGGCATTATGCCAGCCAGCTCCCCGCAGAAATTGCGCCGTTATCAGAGCTGTGGGGCATCGTTCATGATGATGCGGGTCATGTAAGCGACTATAACCGAAGCGGCCCGCTCGCAATGGGATCGATTCATGATCTGGTAGCGATACTGGCGTGGCAGGGGTACCGTCTTGGACTCTCTTGGGGCGATTCGATACGACTTGCTTGGGAGAGTAAGGCATTTGCAGATCGTGAGATGGAGCAACTGCGCCCGGCATGTCCGCTGCCAGGCATTATGGATCTATTACAGCAATGTCATGAGCACGGATTGGTCATGGGGATCGTGACAGCGGATGAGACGGCCGAAGCGATCAAACATATGAAATGGACGGGATTGTATCGATATTTTCATGTGATCCTTGGTCATGATTCGGTGGAGCGCGGGAAGCCTTACCCAGACATGGTGGAGCAGGCTTGTCTCGCCTTGGGACTCGTACCGCAAGACGTTGCTGTTATTGGCGACACCAACGGCGACATGCAGATGGGGAATGCAGCTGGGGCGCTCGTAACGATTGGACTAGGGAGCGTTGCTACTGCAGCAGCGGATCAACAAATGCTTCCAGATGCGCAGGTCATCATTGCCTCGTACGCGCAAATTCATGTGGAAACTGCTCAATAA